The following coding sequences lie in one Spinacia oleracea cultivar Varoflay chromosome 1, BTI_SOV_V1, whole genome shotgun sequence genomic window:
- the LOC110775490 gene encoding glutathione S-transferase U17-like, producing the protein MQWFPSLQGTTKAQTEEAKEATLEKTTQGLSLIEDAFVKCNQGKSFFGGDSIVYLDIAFGSYLGWLRVTEKTNNIELLNKEKMRNLLVWADKFCADDSVKDYMLDTAKLAEFSEIIFARFKAAAST; encoded by the coding sequence atgcaGTGGTTCCCAAGTTTACAAGGAACAACAAAAGCACAAACAGAGGAAGCAAAAGAAGCAACATTAGAGAAAACAACACAAGGGTTGTCATTGATTGAGGATGCCTTTGTCAAATGCAACCAAGGGAAGTCCTTTTTCGGGGGTGATAGTATTGTCTACCTTGACATCGCCTTTGGGAGCTACTTGGGATGGTTGCGCGTCACTGAAAAGACAAACAACATTGAGTTGCTGAACAAGGAGAAGATGCGTAACCTCCTAGTCTGGGCTGACAAGTTCTGTGCTGATGATTCTGTCAAGGATTACATGCTTGACACTGCTAAGCTTGCTGAGTTTTCCGAGATCATTTTTGCTAGGTTTAAAGCAGCCGCTTCTACTTAA